One Bos taurus isolate L1 Dominette 01449 registration number 42190680 breed Hereford chromosome 4, ARS-UCD2.0, whole genome shotgun sequence genomic window, GGGGCAGCATGGGAGAGGGAGGAGCTGAGAACCAGAGGCAGTCAAGCCAGAGGATGAGACCAAGAAGGCAGTGATGGTATGCCTAAGCCCACAGTCGGGCTCCAGGACTGTCTGGCAGGGCACTGAGAACTGCAGTTGGCAGTGCTCCAGGGCCTGAGGACATTCCCAGCTGGCCAGATGCTCTGTCTTCTCCAGTGACACGAGGAAGCTATTCTTCCCAACATGTAATTCACATTAGACAATGCAAGATCCTCAGATTTTCAGGATGCAAGATGCAAGATTCTGAGTGCTGAGAAACACCGTTGCCCATGTATTCTTACTCACATTGACCACCAGGAGGCGCAGATCCAAATCTAAGCTGATCAAACTCAAACGCTCGGGACTAGGCATTTTGTGCACTAATCTCACCTCTGGCTTCATTTGcctttccttatttttccttcCATCAGATTTCCCCACCAACTTATCTTCTTACGTTGcgtgtatttttgtatttttataagcTACCTCAACACTGATATGGAACCAGGTGAGAAACAAATGAATTGGTGAGTAAATCTTCTCATGGAAGGGTGGTCAGCAGTTCGTGGGAGCAATTGCATAGAGTCTGACTTTCTTTCCAACTCACTGAAGCACAGTGAGATTTTCTCAGAGGAGCAAGGAATTTTCCTAAGAGGAGGACAACAATGCTTATTGTCAGTGAGTTCACTGCCTCCAGGAGGCAAGAGTGTTGGCCCAACTCGTATAAACATTAACAGAACAGAAACCTCAATTACAACATAGTCAGGAGACGTTGAAgtagaagtaaaataaattttacagaGAAAGTTACATTTCTTGCGCACAATTTGTGAACTAAATGTGGAACTCACTCTCCATAGCAAAATGAGTTTGTTGTGCCTGACAGAGGACAGTCAGGTTAACTGTCTTGGGAGACTCGGGAGCAGGCCTCTCAGAAGCAAGTTTGCCAGCCCAATGGAGTAGCCGAAGGTCCCCAAATTCTCTAGCTTGTTAAAAGGGTGTGGAGTCCACCTCATATGTAAGTTGACTTCAAAATTCATCCAAGAGAACATCTTGCAAGTAATTTCAATCTTCTTATTCCATAGGAAGATTTTTCCACAAAAAAAGGAATAATGGGATGAAAATATATCTCAGAGGTGAATGACAACAGATGCTAAAGAGGTTTACTTACAAACAATCCCAGGAGAATGTAATTCGCAGGCACCTGGCGGCGGAGATTCCCACAGCAGGCGAGTAcaataaatacaacaaaaaagGCCGGCCTGGGGAGAATTTAAAACCATGTGATATTTGCTTCCAGGGCTTATATCATGTGATATATTACAGGTAGAGAGATACAGAGATGTTTGATCTGATGATAagtattataaagaaaaataaagattattatctttacctcttttatttttttttttggttttaaaactAACCTTTCCATTGCCATCCACACACAGTTTGTGggttcttcaaaaaatatttttactttgaaataattgtagattcacaggAAATTGCAAAGGATCAGAGGTCCTGTGTAACCTTCCCCCAGTTGGCCCcccattttacatatttaaagtaGAATACCCAAACCAGTATGCGACATTGGTATAGCGTGTATATATGTAATGCTATGTCATAGACCTGTGACACAAATCTGTGTGCAGATCCATGTAACCAGCACCACAATCAAGGTGTGGAACTATCTCATCATTAAACTATTGTACCATCCCTTTAtggtaacacacacacatatacacatgcactcATAAAGCCCTAACTCCCAGCAACTACTAATTTGGTTGTTTTTcatctctataattttgtcattacaagaatatgttcagttcagttcagttcagtcgctcagtcatggtccgactctttgcgaccccatgaatcgcagcacgccaggcctccctgtccatcaccatctcccagagttccaacaaactcacgtccatcgagtcagtgatgccatccagccatctcatcctctgtcatccccttctcctcttgcccccaatccctcccagcatcagagtcttttccaatgagtcaactcttcgcatgaggtggccaaagtactggagttgcagctttagcatcattccttccaaagaaatcccagggctgatctccttcagaatggactggttggatctccttgcagtccaagggactctcaagagtcttgttaCCTTTACCTAATTTTCAATAAAGAACGTCAACTAATAGCTAGTAGAAAGAACACTTTTTATTTAATCCAATAATACTTACAAGAGTGTGTAAGTGAACCAAGGATTCTTGACCACCCAAGATCGTAAAGCCttcctggttaaaaaaaaaaaaaaagatattgtcTTACACAATAAGTAGTTTATTTTGCTAACTAGTATAATATTTAAGTATAAATTAAACAATCTCAtgagaagaaagggggaaaaccCTAAGTAGTTGACAATGACAGATGGGAAAGGAAAGAGTGAAACATATAACTGTTAAACTGTAAGATAAAGATAAACTGTATCTTACTTCTAAAAATAGGGTCATAAAAAGTACAGTCATAAGTAGTAAGTGAAATTTGCATAAATGCAAATGTCCCAGTGacgattttattttaaaatactgagatatgtatataaacaaaagtaataaaattctCATGTATTTGTCTAAAATATAGATTTCCAAAGGATGAGTTTAATCAGTGATGGATCATACTCCCTGAAATAATTTCTGCATTTAACAGAGATCTAGCCTTCAAGGCCTTCACAATCTCACCTTTTTGCCTTTACTCGATTTTGTCTGTGGAAATAGctcagggaaaataaaaaagaaaatagtaccCAAAATAAGAGTAAGGGAAAAGTTTTTTGGCTTAGGAAGTTAAAGTGAAACTCTAGAAATCTACTAACACTTTGGTCTAGGAGTTGTCTCAGAAAAACAAAGCCATAGAAATGGTATATCCTATGAATGgttggacttctcaggtggcccagtggaaaagaacccgcctgtcaatgcaggatacacaagaCATACagattcggtccctgggttgggaagatcccttggagaaggaagtggcaacccactccagtattcttgcctggaaaatcccatggatggaggagcctggagggctacagtccatggggtcacagtcagatgCAGCTGAGCACAGATACACATGAATGATTACggaaaaaatagataattttttaatgatCAAAATTCAGTGAAGCTAAATAGTGAGAATTAACATGGGCAACTTAATAGGTCATCTACATCAGTAATGAAGACCTACCAGAAAACAAACAGGCTGACGATTGCCCCAGTGATCAGAAGCTGAATGGACAGGAGGAATAACACTTTTACGATGAAAGCTGAGGAGACAGAAACTTATTTTTATGAGACAGTATtcaaaagtaaaagtataaagtGTAACTACCTATTTTTGACACTTAGTGAAATAAATTTctcctctgattttcttgaggacaGGAGAGGGAGTGTGAGTTTAGAGCTGGCCAATGGTGTGACAGTACAACTCTGCAGAACTCTCAGAAAAGACTCAGTCCAGACTGTAAGAGGCATTTTAGTGGAGATCCAAGGGTTTATCCATAAGAGCCCCCACAATCTAAAGACCAAATTCAGGGGTTTGATTCCGTATTGTGCACACTCCATCCTCCTAAGGAACAAAAGTGACCTGAGAATCTCAGAATGTCGCCAGCCCATCCTTAGGGACCCAGCAGCATCCCTGCATAGACAGAGCCAGTGACGCACAGGGACTGCTGGGGGAGAGGGTGTTCACCCCTCTGCAGGGAGTCTGCAGGGCTGCTCCACCACTTTTCTCTCCCCCCTCCCTGTCTTTAGCAACTCCCTTCCCTCCTACTTGTGCAGAAACTGCATAATCTGACTAATGCTAAGTATAACCAAGGAGTTTCAAGCAAGTGGCATGCCAAAGCGGAGTTCAGGGTGTGTTAGCATCTATGTTTACTTCCAGCTAACTACATGGGTTTTTCCAGAGCCCTCCGAATATGGCATTGGTAATGACCATTTGCTTCTCTGTGGGCTTCTCCCAACTTATCCCATCACtatggacggtgactgcagccatgaaattagaagacgcttgcttattggaaggaaagctataacaaacctaaacagtgtattaaaaagtaaagacatcactttgccaacaaaggtccatatagtcaaagctggtctttccagtagtcatgtatggatgtgagagttggaccataaagaaggctgagcgacaaagaattgatgctttctaactgtgctgaagaagacccttgagagttccttggacagcaagatcaaaccagtcaatcctaaaggaaatcaaccctgaatacacattagaaggactgatgctgaagccaaagctccaatactttggtcacctgatacgaagagctgactcattagaaaggaccctgatgctgggaaggattgaaggcaaaaggagaaaagggtggcagaaactgagatggttggatagcatcacaaattcaatggacataaacttggacAGACTCTGAGAGTTAgtgggggacagggaagcctggcatgcttcagtccctggggttgcaaacaatcgacttcgtgactgaacaacaatcccaattttaaaaggaaaaaaaaagaatgctgctTAAAGTTGACTTATAGGATTGTCAATGTGTCCTTCTGCTGGGCAGCTTCTGTGCATTGGAAGTGTGACAATAAAGAAATAGCACTGAGATATGCCAGAACATATATCCCCAAGTGTGTGTGCTACTGCATTAAAGTatctacttgctgctgctgctaagtcacttcagtcgtgtccgactctgtgcgaccccatagacggcagcccaccaggctcccccgtccctgggattctccaggcaagaacactggagtgggttgccatttccttctccaatgcatgaaagtgagaagtgaaagtgaagtcactcagtcgtgtccgactcttagcgacctcatggactgcagcccaccaggctcctccgcccatgggattttccaggcaagagtactggagtgggttaaatCCACATCTAGTATGTATCAAGAACTATAAGAGAATAGGTACTAAATGTGACCCAGCCTTATTAGACTAGACCATATggatcaatgaaatagaattgaGAGCCCTAAAACAGTCCCTTACATTTGTGGAACTGACCACAAATGTGGCCAATTGATTTCTAATAAATATACTAAgacaattcagtggagaaagatgCGTCTTTTgagcaaatggtgctgggacaattGGACATATGCATACAAAATGATGAATTTGGgcatatcacacacacatacacacaaagactAAACATCGATCATAAACATAAACAAGAAATATAATTCTTGGAAGAAAGTATAGGTGTAAATCTTTGTGAGCATGGATTAGGCAATGTTTTCTTAGATAATGATACCTAAAACacaagcaaaggggaaaaaaaagttggaTTTCATCAAAAGTGGATTTGAAtccccctggtggtccactggttaagtatctgcctgcatgcaggggacaccggttcgatccctcgtccaggaagagtccacatgctgtggggcaactaagcctgtgcaccaactAAGCTACCGAAGCCCCTGCAtctagagcccaagctctgcagcaagagaagccaccgcaacaacagagtagccctcacttgccataactagagaaagaccatgggcaggaatgaagatcccacacagccaaaaataataataataaattaatttaaaaaaaagaattctcacttaaaaaaaaaaggcaaaagcttTGTGCTTCAAAtgacaccatcaagaaagtgaaaaaaaaaaatcccacaaactgggagaaagtatttgcatatCATGTATCTGTAAAGTGATCTAGTACATGAAGAACACTTACACTCCAATTACAAGAAGACAAATAAGAATTTATAATGGGCAAAGCCTGTGTAGTTCCCTCCCACACTGACGCTGGGCTTGGCCACATGACATGTTGGCCAGTGAAACATTAGCACTGGCTTGACTAGCAGAAGCTTCATCAACTGCTTACACACTGGGGCTTGTCCATCTGGTCTACCTCTTCTTGGGACCCAGTTCCATGTGATGAGAAATtcaaggcaaaagaagaaaactaacaaCCAACACAAAGTTCTATCCATGTCAGGGAGTCATAAAGGCCATTGGTGACTCAGCTGCCAACTAGAGTTTCAAAAGGCATCTTTCCAGTAACAAGGTAGAGGGTGAGGGCCATGGGAAGACAGCAATGAAGTTTGAAGCTCAGAGTCCATCATCAAGTCATCCAGGTCCTAAgaaggcctcagttcagttcattcactcagccgtgtctgactttgcaaccccatggactgcagcaggccaggcctccctgtccatcaccaactcctggagtttactcaaactcatgaacattgagttggtgatgccatccagccatctcaccctctgttgtccccttctcctcccgccttcaatctttcccagcatcagggtcttttcaaacgagtcagctcttcacatcaggtggccgaagtattggagtttcagcttcaacatcagtccttccaatgaacactcaggactaatctcctttaggatggactggttggatctccttgcagtccaagggactttcgagagtcttttccaataccacagttcaaaagcattcactctttgacactcagctttctttatagtccaagtctcacatccatacatgactactggaaaaaccatagccttgactagatggacctttgttggcagagtaatgtctctgctttttaatatgctgtctatgttggtcataactttccttccaaggagtaagtatcttttaatttcatggctgcagtcaccatctgcagtgattttggagcccagaaaaataaaggcaggcactgtttccccatctatttgccatgaagtgatgggaccagatgccatgatcttagttttctgaatgttgagctttaagccaactttttcactctctttcactttcatcaagaggctctttaattcttcactttctgccataagggtggtgttatctacatatctgaggttattgatatttctccaggcaatcttgattccagcttgtgcttcttccagcccagcgtttctcatgatgtactctgcatataagttaaataagcagggtgacaatatacagctttgatgtattccttttcctatctggaaccagtctgttgttccatgtccagttctaactgttgcttcctgacccgcatacaaatttctcaagaagcaggtcaggtggtctggtattcccacctcttgaagaatcttccacagtttattgtgatcaacacagacaaaggctttggcatagtcagtaaagcagaaatagatgtttttctggaattctcttgctttttcgatgatccagaagatgttgacaatttgatctctggttcctctaacttttctaaaaccagcttgaacatctggaagttcatggttcacgtattgctgaagcctggcttggagaattttgagcattactttactagcttgtgagatgagtgcaattgtgcagtagtttgagcattctttggcatcgcctttctttgggattggaacaaaaggtgacattttccagtcctgtggccactgctgagttttccaagtttgctggcatattgagtgcagcactttcacagcatcatcttttaggattcgaaatagctcaactggaattccatcacctccactagctttgttcgtagtgatgcttcctaaggcccacttgacttcacactccaggatgtctggctctaggtcagtgatcacaccattgtgattatctgggttgtgaagatcttttttgtacagttcttctgtgtattcttgccacctcttcttaatatcttctgcttctgttaggtccataacatttctgttctttattgagcccatctttgcatgaaaagttcccttggtatatctgattttcttgaagagatctctagtctttcccattctattgtttccctctatttctttgcactgatcactgaggaaggctttcttatctctccttgctgttctttggaactctgcattcaaatgggtatatctttccttttctcctttgcctttagcttctcttcttttcacagttatctgtaaaggcctccccagagagccattttgctttttttcatttctttttattggggatggtcttgatccctgtctcctgtacaagtgcatgaacctccatccatagttcatcaggccctctgtctatcatatctagtcccttaaatctatttctcacttccactgtataatcataaggaatttgatttaggtcacacctgaatggtctagtggttttccctactttcttcaatttcagtctgaatttggcaataaggagttcatgacctgagccacagtcagctcccggtcttgtttttgctgactgtatagagcttctccacctttggctgcaaagaatataatccatctgatttcggtgttgaccatctggtgatgtccatgtgtagagtcttctcttgtgttgttggaagagggttcttgctatgaccagtgcgttctcttggtaaaactctattagcctttgccctgcttcattctatactcccaaggctaaatttgcctgttactccaggtgtttcttgacttcctacttttgcattccagtcccctataatgaaaaggacatcttttttgggtgttagttctaaaaggtcttgtaggtcttcatagaaccgttcaacttcagcttcttcagtgttactggtcggggcatagacttggattactgtgatattgaatggtttgccttggaaatgaactgagatcattctgttgtttttgaggttgcatccaagttctgcatttcagactcttttgttcactatggtagctactccatttcctctaaaggattcttgcccacagtagtagatataatggtcatctgagttaaattcaccaattccagtccattttagttcactgattcctaaaatgttgatcttcactcttgccatctcctgtttgaccacttccaatttgccttgattcatggacctaacattccaggttcctatgcagtattgctctttacagcatcggaccttgcttctgtcaccagtcatatccacagctgggtggtgttttgctttggctccgtctcttcattctttctggagttatttctccactgatctccagtagcatattgggcacctaccaacctggggagttcatctttcagtgtcctacctttttgctttttcatactgttcttggggttcttaaggcaagaatactgaagtggtttgctattcccgcctccagtggaccacattttgtcagaactctccaccatgacctgtccatcttgggtggccctacacggcatggcttagtttctttgagttagaagAAGTTAGAAGAAGCCCTAAGCGTGGCATATTGTTTTCTGGGACCTACAGCATTTGCCTTGAATTGCTTAACTTCCAACCTCatatttcatgaaagaaaaaaaattctcatttatttaaGCCATAGGTTTTTGGATTTCTGTTACACCTGAATGTATTTCTGATATAGAATTAATATGTAGGGCTCTGAATTAGTATTCTTTAAAACTAAAGACAGTATCATGGTATCGCTTTGTATGTAAGTTAAGACAGTCTGTGTTCAATGACTAATTCACATTTCTTAAGAAAACCACAATTTATTCACCATAATATGTCTATCATGAGTTTATGAATGCCTTGGAAAACTTGGGGAGCCATGTGTTCTTACATATGTCCTGTTTCATGGTAAAGCATGATGGGAAAAACTAAAGGCAAATTTAAATCCTACAACCCACCCTGtggaaatattttaagagaacTTTTGCTGTTCTCTTCCAAAAAGGCCATTTCTTTATTCTTACCTCTGCGGACAGCTGTTTCTGAAAATGGGCCAGGGTTGTTGTCGTCTGTAGTAGTCTCTGGTGAAATCTGTACCACATAGGTATCTGCTCGCCTGTCAGCTCTTGAGTGTGGATTTCCATGAGCTTGTCGTGGCTCCTGAGTTGAAGGTGCAGTTCCATAGGACCGAGCAGACTTGCCCCCAGTATAAGGATCTGCAGCTTTCCGAACCAGATGCTGATGATCTCCAGAACTAAAGTCTATTGGTTCACTGACCTCCAAGTCCATTTTCCTGGAGAGGGAACACTGTTATTCAGGTCCTTATGAGTGTACCACTACCACCTTAGCAACTTCATAACATCAGAcgatgttttttctttattttaactcCCTTTGCTCTGTAGTTTCCAAGTCATTGCTCCACACATACTGGTTGAATAAATGATGAACAAATAGTTTTAATATGAGAACTATAGactaaaataactttatttctattatgaaaGGAATATATTTATAGATTTATTCTGCAGTGAGTGAATAAAGTCCCTCTTACGTTGAGTTGCCCTTGTCACCTTCGCCCTTAAAGAGCTTGCATTTTGGGAGAGAAGATAATCAAATAAGCAATTATATAAAAGGCAATAGAAGTAGGGCCAGAAACATGGAGGATATTATGAGAGTAACAAAGTGTCGAAGAAGATGCAGGGAGTAGAAGAGGCGGTCAAGAGCCTCCAGAGAAAGTGAGGTTTAAGCCGAGGTGGGGAGATGAGGAGTCAGTCAGGTAAAGAGGTAGGGGAAGGTTTTCTGAGGCAGAGGAGTCTGTCTGGACCAGGACTGGAGGAAGCAGAGAGGCAGGTTCCAGAAACTGAAAGAAGTTCATGTGGATGGAATTAGGGAGTTGGAAGGGGAAAGCAGAGTGAGGTTAGAAACAGGAGAGTGGAGGGGGCAGATTGCTGTGGGGCTGGCAAGTCAAATTCATCCTGAAGGCCTTGGTTGAATAGTGGTCCCCCAAAGCAAtgcacgccagtattcttgcctggaaaatcccatggacagaggagcctggcgggctatagtccatgggttcacaaagagtcggacacaacttagagactgggCACGCCCGCACACAGGTATCCACGTCCTAACCCCCGAACCTGTGAACCGGTTACTTCGTGTGGCAAAAGAAACACTGCAGGCGTGAATAAGTTAAGGAGTGTGAGGTGGGACTATCTGGGTGGACCCAACTGATTTACAAGGGTCCTGATCACCATACTTATAAGAGGAAGGAGGGTCAGCGTCAGGAAGGAGACGGGAGGAGAGCAGCACAGGCCAGAGGGATTCAGCGGCTGGCTATGAAGGTGGAGGAAGGGGCTGTGAGCCAAGAGATGCAGGAGGCCTGTAGGAGTCAGAAAGGGTCAGGGAATGTATTCTATTTGTAGGAACGTATCTTGATTTTAACCTAGTGAAACTTATTTCTGACCTCTGACTTCCAGAACTCTAAGATCAcaattttttgtgttgttttaaggtGTTACATTTGTTGTAATTTGTGTCCGGAGCAATAAGTAATTAATACAATGGGGAGATCGCTGAAAGTTTTCCAGCAGGAGGTTGTGGGGATCTGACTAGAAAGGTTACAGGAAGCGCAGTGTGGAGAGTGGACCCGAGGAAGCAAAAGTGGAAGCAGAGACCAGAAATCCAGTAAGAGACTATGGCGGGCTTTGCCACAGCACTCCTCAACAGAACAGAGTTCTCAGAAAACTAGTACCACGCAGACCATTTATGGCAAAGGAACAGGCCCCCATTCACCTCTTGGGGACATGCAGACTCAGGCAGGCCCCTGCTAGTGGTCCCCTGCCCCACAAGGAACCATGGAAATGTCTGAGGAGATGAATGAGATGGTGAGGGCTTGGGCAAACCATGGACCAGGGGAGGCAGACTCTCTTGTATACAGTTATCCCTTCTTCTCAAATTAATCTCTAAATTTACAAAACGTATTGAAATTTTTTTCAGTACTTAAAAACATAACTCTAAAGCTCCCCAGAAAGAGTAAATGTGTGAGAATAATCAAGACAAAATTTGAAAGAGGATTTTGGGTAAGAgggaaaatggaataaaaatataataaagttaaataattaaAAGTGCAGTGTTCACAGGGCAACAGATAAATGGATCAACAGGATGGAAGAGATTCAAGAAATAGAATCATGTATGTAAGAATTTAATATTTGGTAAAGGTGGTATTTCCATTGTCTCGTGGTATTAGAACAATTAGCTATTCTTGGAAAACAAAGTTTAATAGCTATTTCACATCTTTTACAATAATTCATTGCAGATTAATGAAAGattataataaatgttaatagccaaataagaaaatatcaatgaaatttGTATAAGCCTTTATAAGAATGATACCATGAAACAAATGCTTGACAGGTCTGGGGTACAGGAACACTTCAAATATCATCATAAAAAGATACCAACAAATCTgaagtgaaaaattctgaaaataaaatttgcaatATTTACTATAATGTAAAAAGAACTTTTTAACATGGAAAAGGTGAGCAAGTCAGTAGAAGGATGGGAAAGGAACATAAGTAAGCAATTCATACAGGAAATTTAAATGGTCAATCAACTTAGGAGACCACACCTCACAAATAGTCAAAGAAATGCAATCGtgaaatgttttttttgtttgtttagcatAAAAGTC contains:
- the TMBIM7 gene encoding bax inhibitor 1-like (The RefSeq protein has 2 substitutions compared to this genomic sequence); amino-acid sequence: MDLEVSEPIDFSSGDHQHLVRKAADPYTGGKSARSYGTAPSTQEPRQAHGNPHSRADRRADTYVVQISPETTTDDNNPGPFSETAVRRDFIVKVLFLLSIQLLITGAIVSLFVFWKALRSWVVKNPWFTYTLLPAFFVVFIVLACCGNLRRQVPANYILLGLFTVLQGLLLGTVSVFYHVEEVLWATAATALVTLSLSLFDLQTKWDFTLLNGMLFVLLFVLIIYGIILIFIRAYWLHLLYAGLGTVIFSLYLVMDVQLMVGGRHHHSDLDPEEYVFAALNIYMDIINLFLFILQLIGMGR